The following are encoded together in the Mus musculus strain C57BL/6J chromosome 19 genomic patch of type FIX, GRCm38.p6 PATCHES MG153_PATCH genome:
- the Cabp2 gene encoding calcium-binding protein 2 isoform 3 (isoform 3 is encoded by transcript variant 3) — translation MALPEGPTDGSLPEGDSSPSSGTAGPSQDLASPTTRRRALLRELEAQVQAAYGQDRELRPEEIEELQIAFQEFDRDRDGYIGYRELGACMRTLGYMPTEMELIEISQQISGGKVDFEDFVELMGPKLLAETADMIGVRELRDAFREFDTNGDGCISVGELRAALKALLGERLSQREVDEILQDIDLNGDGLVDFEEFVRMMSR, via the exons ATGGCCCTACCGGAGGGCCCAACAGATGGCAGCCTCCCTGAAGGAGACTCCAGTCCATCCTCAGGCACTGCAGGACCCAGCCAAGACCTAGCCAGCCCCACTACTCGCAGAAGGGCCCTTCTCCGTGAGCTGGAAGCCCAGGTGCAGGCTGCCTACGGACAG GATCGAGAGCTGAGACCAGAAGAGATCGAAG AGCTGCAGATCGCCTTCCAGGAGTTTGACCGAGACCGGGACGGCTACATCGGCTACCGGGAGCTGGGTGCCTGCATGCGGACACTGGGCTACATGCCCACGGAGATGGAGCTCATTGAGATATCACAACAGATCA GTGGTGGGAAGGTGGATTTTGAAGATTTTGTGGAGCTGATGGGTCCCAAGCTGCTGGCAGAGACGGCAGACATGATTGGCGTGAGGGAGCTTCGAGACGCCTTCCGGGAG TTCGACACCAACGGTGATGGCTGCATCAGCGTAGGGGAGCTCCGGGCAGCCCTCAAAGCTCTGCTGGGGGAACGCCTCAGCCAACGGGAAGTAGATGAGATACTCCAAGACATTGACCTCAATGGAGATGGCCTGGTTGACTTTGAAG AATTTGTTCGGATGATGTCTCGGTGA
- the Cabp2 gene encoding calcium-binding protein 2 isoform 2 (isoform 2 is encoded by transcript variant 2) → MVQRPMGNCAKTPWHRGSKDRELRPEEIEELQIAFQEFDRDRDGYIGYRELGACMRTLGYMPTEMELIEISQQISGGKVDFEDFVELMGPKLLAETADMIGVRELRDAFREFDTNGDGCISVGELRAALKALLGERLSQREVDEILQDIDLNGDGLVDFEEFVRMMSR, encoded by the exons ATGGTTCAGAGACCCATGGGGAACTGTGCCAAGACGCCATGGCACCGGGGGTCTAAG GATCGAGAGCTGAGACCAGAAGAGATCGAAG AGCTGCAGATCGCCTTCCAGGAGTTTGACCGAGACCGGGACGGCTACATCGGCTACCGGGAGCTGGGTGCCTGCATGCGGACACTGGGCTACATGCCCACGGAGATGGAGCTCATTGAGATATCACAACAGATCA GTGGTGGGAAGGTGGATTTTGAAGATTTTGTGGAGCTGATGGGTCCCAAGCTGCTGGCAGAGACGGCAGACATGATTGGCGTGAGGGAGCTTCGAGACGCCTTCCGGGAG TTCGACACCAACGGTGATGGCTGCATCAGCGTAGGGGAGCTCCGGGCAGCCCTCAAAGCTCTGCTGGGGGAACGCCTCAGCCAACGGGAAGTAGATGAGATACTCCAAGACATTGACCTCAATGGAGATGGCCTGGTTGACTTTGAAG AATTTGTTCGGATGATGTCTCGGTGA
- the Cabp2 gene encoding calcium-binding protein 2 isoform 1 (isoform 1 is encoded by transcript variant 1), whose translation MVQRPMGNCAKTPWHRGSKERWQWPGSPLGGSRPSPGPRTEEQEGTQGYSVLGSLVGPACIFLRPSIAATQLDRELRPEEIEELQIAFQEFDRDRDGYIGYRELGACMRTLGYMPTEMELIEISQQISGGKVDFEDFVELMGPKLLAETADMIGVRELRDAFREFDTNGDGCISVGELRAALKALLGERLSQREVDEILQDIDLNGDGLVDFEEFVRMMSR comes from the exons ATGGTTCAGAGACCCATGGGGAACTGTGCCAAGACGCCATGGCACCGGGGGTCTAAG GAACGCTGGCAGTGGCCTGGATCCCCCCTAGGGGGCTCCCGCCCCAGCCCTGGTCCCAGAACTGAGGAGCAGGAGGGGACACAGGGCTACTCAGTGCTCGGCAGCCTGGTGGGGCCAGCATGCATCTTCCTTCGACCCAGCATCGCGGCTACCCAGCTC GATCGAGAGCTGAGACCAGAAGAGATCGAAG AGCTGCAGATCGCCTTCCAGGAGTTTGACCGAGACCGGGACGGCTACATCGGCTACCGGGAGCTGGGTGCCTGCATGCGGACACTGGGCTACATGCCCACGGAGATGGAGCTCATTGAGATATCACAACAGATCA GTGGTGGGAAGGTGGATTTTGAAGATTTTGTGGAGCTGATGGGTCCCAAGCTGCTGGCAGAGACGGCAGACATGATTGGCGTGAGGGAGCTTCGAGACGCCTTCCGGGAG TTCGACACCAACGGTGATGGCTGCATCAGCGTAGGGGAGCTCCGGGCAGCCCTCAAAGCTCTGCTGGGGGAACGCCTCAGCCAACGGGAAGTAGATGAGATACTCCAAGACATTGACCTCAATGGAGATGGCCTGGTTGACTTTGAAG AATTTGTTCGGATGATGTCTCGGTGA